In Xanthomonas sacchari, a genomic segment contains:
- a CDS encoding TonB-dependent receptor plug domain-containing protein gives MSKRLKTHRLAESVRRGLGNAGHRHGTATLALLLAATQALPALAEQGDDQATTLDAITVISTGTRKANMAVTDSPAPIQLVSAQMLKQSAAPDLINAIANQVPSYNANQTGNDMASQTLTASLRNLSPNHTLVLVNGKRRHITSNVNTTTGAASADLSFIPAAAIDHVEVLTDGAAALYGSDAIAGVINIILKKNHEGGEVDAGYAGYKDGGGGTDSWGGNIGFGSDAAYFSLSAEVENRKTVYRLGSYSYADCVANYADCSAVNPSMAEFLADDVRGMTLNPRFPNVNAWLNPPEVHRKVLFFNSGAVLSDTLEFYAFGSFGKKTAQSEENYRRPSQDGGYVDPATGAVSHKYPLGFNPSEASDEVDYELTAGLKGVLADWSWDFSSSYGKNKMDVYTLNSMNFSLWQEDGYSPEDFYDGSFWASQWTTNLNATHDFEVGLSQPLTFNAGIEYRRDRYGIDAGDPTSYYGAGASSFPGYNPLFNTGSYSRHSYAAYADVVFNPTEKWLLDVAGRYENYSDFGSKVVGKLTTRFDISDTFAVRATASTGFRAPTLQEGYYSAVQVGPTSATPTLQPNSAAAAALGFGSLKPETSTNYSLGFVFRPMSNFDSTLDFYRITISDRIGVGTFEYSRAGEPGDTNGDGVPDATYNTALGQALVDFGYLGGIDPSAPGGSLDATARQNISVAIFNNSLKTRSSGVDWVTNYVSEFDWGSIDWILAANYNKTEVLDAKPAPQVLGGATMYSAATLINLEKNAPQYRVNLGATFNIGKFSLRVTEAIYGPQYQLVTPYDDWNGEIFPASVLSKLDVVDVNGAPYYKQEIGTLALTNVELTYRPTDRLTVSIGADNVFNKYPDKIPAAAYNYLEKNYLSYYNSPYLTGSPIGYFGARYYAKLTYRF, from the coding sequence ATGAGCAAGCGATTGAAGACGCATCGTCTGGCGGAGTCGGTGCGCAGGGGGCTGGGGAACGCCGGGCATCGCCACGGAACCGCCACGCTGGCGCTGTTGCTGGCCGCCACGCAGGCGCTGCCGGCGCTGGCCGAACAAGGGGACGACCAGGCCACGACGCTGGATGCGATCACGGTCATTTCGACCGGCACGCGCAAGGCCAACATGGCGGTGACCGACAGCCCGGCGCCGATCCAGCTGGTCAGCGCGCAGATGCTCAAGCAGTCGGCCGCGCCGGACCTGATCAACGCCATCGCCAACCAGGTGCCGTCCTACAACGCCAACCAGACCGGCAACGACATGGCCAGCCAGACGCTCACCGCCAGTCTGCGCAACCTCTCGCCCAACCACACGCTGGTGCTGGTCAACGGCAAGCGCCGCCACATCACCTCCAACGTCAACACCACCACCGGCGCGGCGTCGGCGGACCTGTCGTTCATCCCGGCCGCGGCCATCGACCACGTGGAAGTGCTGACCGACGGCGCCGCGGCGCTGTACGGCTCGGACGCGATCGCCGGCGTCATCAACATCATCCTGAAGAAGAACCACGAAGGCGGCGAGGTGGATGCCGGCTACGCCGGCTACAAGGACGGTGGCGGCGGCACCGATTCGTGGGGCGGCAACATCGGCTTCGGCAGCGACGCGGCGTACTTCAGCCTCAGCGCCGAGGTCGAGAACCGCAAGACCGTGTACCGGCTCGGCTCCTACAGCTACGCCGACTGCGTGGCCAACTACGCCGACTGCTCGGCGGTCAATCCGAGCATGGCCGAGTTCCTCGCCGACGACGTGCGCGGCATGACCCTCAACCCGCGCTTTCCCAACGTCAACGCCTGGCTCAATCCGCCGGAAGTGCACCGCAAAGTGCTGTTCTTCAACTCCGGCGCGGTGCTCAGCGACACGCTCGAGTTCTACGCGTTCGGCAGCTTCGGCAAGAAGACCGCGCAGTCGGAGGAGAATTACCGGCGTCCCAGCCAGGACGGCGGCTATGTCGATCCGGCGACCGGTGCGGTCAGCCACAAGTACCCGCTGGGCTTCAATCCGTCCGAGGCCTCCGACGAGGTCGACTACGAGCTCACTGCCGGCCTGAAGGGCGTGCTGGCCGACTGGTCCTGGGATTTCTCCAGCAGCTACGGCAAGAACAAGATGGACGTGTACACGCTGAACTCGATGAACTTCAGCCTGTGGCAGGAGGACGGCTACTCGCCCGAGGATTTCTACGACGGCAGCTTCTGGGCCAGCCAGTGGACCACCAACCTCAACGCCACCCACGATTTCGAGGTCGGCCTGTCGCAGCCGCTGACCTTCAACGCCGGCATCGAATACCGCCGCGACCGCTACGGCATCGATGCGGGCGATCCGACCTCGTACTACGGCGCCGGCGCGTCTTCCTTCCCCGGCTACAACCCGTTGTTCAACACCGGCTCCTACAGCCGCCACAGCTACGCCGCCTATGCCGACGTGGTGTTCAACCCGACCGAGAAGTGGCTGCTGGACGTGGCCGGACGCTACGAAAACTACAGCGACTTCGGCAGCAAGGTGGTCGGCAAGCTGACCACCCGCTTCGACATCAGCGACACGTTCGCGGTGCGCGCCACCGCCAGCACCGGCTTCCGTGCGCCGACCCTGCAGGAAGGCTACTACTCGGCGGTGCAGGTCGGCCCGACCAGCGCCACCCCGACGCTGCAGCCCAACAGCGCGGCCGCCGCCGCGCTGGGCTTCGGCAGCCTGAAGCCGGAGACCAGCACCAACTACAGCCTGGGCTTCGTGTTCCGGCCGATGTCCAACTTCGACAGCACGCTCGACTTCTACCGCATCACCATCTCCGATCGCATCGGTGTGGGGACCTTCGAATACTCCCGCGCCGGCGAGCCGGGCGACACCAACGGCGACGGCGTCCCCGACGCGACCTACAACACCGCGCTGGGCCAGGCCCTGGTCGACTTCGGCTACCTGGGCGGCATCGATCCGTCCGCGCCGGGCGGCTCGCTCGACGCCACCGCGCGCCAGAACATCTCCGTGGCGATCTTCAACAATTCGCTCAAGACCCGCAGCAGTGGCGTGGACTGGGTGACCAACTACGTCAGCGAGTTCGACTGGGGCTCGATCGACTGGATCCTGGCGGCCAACTACAACAAGACCGAGGTGCTCGACGCCAAGCCGGCACCGCAGGTGCTCGGCGGCGCCACCATGTACAGCGCGGCGACGCTGATCAACCTGGAGAAGAACGCGCCGCAGTACCGGGTCAACCTCGGCGCCACCTTCAACATCGGCAAGTTCAGCCTGCGCGTGACCGAGGCGATCTACGGGCCGCAGTACCAGTTGGTCACGCCGTACGACGACTGGAACGGCGAGATCTTCCCGGCCAGCGTGCTGAGCAAGCTCGACGTGGTCGACGTCAACGGCGCGCCGTACTACAAACAGGAGATCGGCACGCTGGCGCTGACCAACGTCGAGCTGACCTACCGGCCCACCGATCGGCTCACGGTCAGCATCGGCGCCGACAACGTGTTCAACAAGTACCCGGACAAGATCCCGGCGGCGGCCTACAACTACCTCGAGAAGAACTACCTGAGCTACTACAACTCGCCGTACCTGACCGGCAGCCCGATCGGTTACTTCGGCGCGCGCTACTACGCCAAGCTCACCTACCGCTTCTGA
- a CDS encoding NAD(P)/FAD-dependent oxidoreductase — protein sequence MTRRQLLARIGLAGGGAMMYQAMHSLGLAAESRFTGVPRLDGDARGASVLVLGAGLAGMTAAYELRKAGYRVQVLEYNARPGGRNWTLRGGDRYTELGGFTQQCGFDEGMYLNPGPWRIPHHHKAVLSYCKQFGVALEPFVQVNFNALLHSRTGFGGRPQRFRDIDADYKGHVAELLAKSTKQGALDAQLQREDQEILLESLRNWGALDKDFGYVKGRESSERRGFAKYPGGGLSGKPEFSEPFTTEDILRSRLWATLAAGNNYEMQTAMFQPVGGMDQIGKAFARQLGDAIRYNARVTRIDQDAHGVSVAYQDADGSEQLAKADWCVCTIPLSILSRIPIAVGEKMAAAIGQVPYAASVKVGLQFKRRFWEEDEAIYGGISYTDLPITLISYPSTGFQSAGKGVLLGAYVWGLEAFEFTSMTPAQRVAKAVEYGTQLHPQYPREFDNGIAVGWHRVPFTHGCFGMWSDAARAEHYENLCQIDGRIALAGEHASYIPAWQEGAITSALDAIERLHRRVVNGASA from the coding sequence ATGACCCGCCGCCAGTTGCTCGCCAGGATCGGCCTGGCCGGCGGTGGCGCGATGATGTACCAGGCGATGCACAGCCTGGGCCTGGCCGCCGAATCGCGCTTCACCGGCGTGCCGCGGCTGGACGGCGACGCCAGGGGCGCCTCGGTGCTGGTGCTCGGCGCCGGCCTGGCCGGCATGACCGCGGCCTACGAACTGCGCAAGGCCGGCTACCGCGTGCAGGTGCTCGAGTACAACGCGCGCCCTGGCGGCCGCAACTGGACGCTGCGCGGCGGCGACCGCTACACCGAACTGGGTGGCTTCACGCAGCAGTGCGGGTTCGACGAGGGCATGTACCTCAACCCGGGGCCGTGGCGCATCCCGCACCACCACAAGGCGGTGCTGTCCTATTGCAAGCAGTTCGGGGTGGCGCTGGAGCCGTTCGTGCAGGTCAACTTCAACGCGCTGCTGCACAGCCGCACCGGTTTCGGCGGCAGGCCACAGCGCTTCCGCGACATCGACGCCGACTACAAGGGGCACGTGGCCGAACTGCTGGCCAAGAGCACCAAGCAGGGCGCGCTGGACGCGCAACTGCAGCGCGAGGACCAGGAGATCCTGCTCGAGTCGCTGCGCAACTGGGGCGCGCTGGACAAGGACTTCGGCTACGTCAAGGGCCGCGAGAGCAGCGAGCGCCGCGGCTTCGCCAAATATCCCGGCGGCGGCCTGTCCGGCAAGCCGGAATTCTCCGAACCGTTCACCACCGAGGACATCCTGCGCTCGCGGCTGTGGGCCACGCTGGCCGCAGGCAACAACTACGAGATGCAGACCGCGATGTTCCAGCCGGTCGGCGGCATGGACCAGATCGGCAAGGCCTTCGCGCGCCAGCTCGGCGATGCGATCCGCTACAACGCGCGGGTCACCCGCATCGACCAGGACGCGCACGGGGTCAGCGTCGCCTACCAGGACGCGGACGGCAGCGAACAGCTGGCCAAGGCCGACTGGTGCGTGTGCACGATCCCGCTGTCGATCCTCAGCCGCATCCCGATCGCGGTGGGCGAGAAGATGGCCGCGGCGATCGGCCAGGTGCCGTATGCGGCCTCGGTCAAGGTCGGGCTGCAGTTCAAGCGCCGCTTCTGGGAAGAGGACGAGGCGATCTACGGCGGCATCAGCTACACCGACCTGCCGATCACCCTGATCAGCTATCCGAGCACCGGCTTCCAGAGCGCCGGCAAGGGCGTGCTGCTGGGCGCCTACGTGTGGGGGCTGGAGGCGTTCGAGTTCACCTCGATGACGCCGGCGCAGCGCGTGGCCAAGGCGGTGGAGTACGGTACGCAGCTGCATCCGCAGTACCCGCGCGAATTCGACAACGGCATCGCCGTGGGCTGGCACCGGGTGCCGTTCACCCACGGCTGCTTCGGCATGTGGAGCGATGCCGCGCGCGCCGAGCACTACGAGAACCTGTGCCAGATCGACGGCCGCATCGCCCTGGCCGGCGAGCACGCCTCCTACATCCCGGCCTGGCAGGAAGGCGCCATCACCTCGGCACTGGACGCGATCGAGCGCCTGCATCGTCGCGTGGTCAACGGAGCTAGCGCATGA
- a CDS encoding c-type cytochrome, translated as MKPDRSWMLAAAIAAALVALMLPPIGPAAAQSSDATPLYPQAEFTTTSGATVYAAICQGCHMPDGQGARGGGEYPALAGNPKVAAAPYVAMMVLDGHGGMPGFADTLNDRQVAEVVHYVRSQFGNDYPGRLSAEDVHALRH; from the coding sequence ATGAAGCCGGATCGTTCCTGGATGCTCGCCGCGGCGATCGCCGCCGCGCTGGTCGCGCTGATGCTGCCGCCGATCGGCCCGGCCGCGGCGCAGAGTTCCGACGCCACCCCGCTGTATCCGCAGGCCGAGTTCACCACCACCTCGGGTGCCACCGTGTACGCGGCGATCTGCCAGGGCTGCCACATGCCTGACGGGCAGGGCGCGCGCGGCGGCGGCGAGTATCCGGCGCTGGCCGGCAATCCCAAGGTGGCCGCCGCGCCCTACGTGGCGATGATGGTGCTCGACGGCCACGGCGGCATGCCCGGCTTCGCCGACACGCTCAACGACCGCCAGGTCGCCGAGGTGGTGCACTACGTGCGCAGCCAGTTCGGCAACGACTATCCCGGCCGGCTCAGCGCCGAGGACGTGCACGCGCTGCGGCACTGA
- a CDS encoding RidA family protein, which translates to MRHRVVSRSLRAGLCAALWLPALAGAAEIVRHKIPNSDFPISAAVEVPAGKTTVYLSGAVPRPLDPNAPKDTPATYGDTKAQTVSVLSQIKAQLEGMGLGMRDVVKMQAFLVGDPALGGKMDFAGFMEGYRQFFGTPEQPNLPARSAFQIAALGNPLYRIEIEVVAVRP; encoded by the coding sequence ATGCGTCATCGTGTCGTTTCCCGTTCGCTCCGTGCCGGCCTGTGCGCCGCGCTGTGGCTGCCCGCGCTGGCCGGCGCCGCCGAGATCGTGCGGCACAAGATTCCCAACAGCGATTTCCCGATCTCCGCGGCGGTGGAGGTCCCGGCCGGCAAGACCACGGTCTATCTGAGCGGCGCAGTGCCGCGGCCGCTCGATCCGAATGCGCCGAAGGACACGCCCGCCACCTACGGCGACACCAAGGCACAGACGGTCAGCGTGCTGTCGCAGATCAAGGCGCAGCTGGAAGGCATGGGCCTGGGCATGCGCGACGTGGTCAAGATGCAGGCGTTCCTGGTCGGCGACCCGGCGCTGGGCGGGAAGATGGATTTCGCCGGCTTCATGGAGGGCTACCGGCAGTTCTTCGGCACGCCCGAGCAGCCCAACCTGCCGGCGCGCTCGGCGTTCCAGATCGCCGCGTTGGGCAATCCGCTGTATCGCATCGAGATCGAAGTGGTCGCGGTGCGTCCGTAA
- a CDS encoding pyridoxal phosphate-dependent aminotransferase, producing the protein MQQSSPSRRRFLQQSALVAAAGLGTPWLAQAAPAAAQAAGTALAPVLINANEYPGGPSPAAQRAIAAIASSGGRYLGELQLELLQTLATQLGVGLDHLMAYAGSTEPLDYAMLAFTSPGASLVTADPTYESGWRAAARNGAKVIKVPLRKDDAHDVQAMCAADAQAGVIYICNPNNPTGSVTPRKDLEYALAHKPKGSVLVVDEAYLHFSDSASSMVDRVAAGDDVIVLRTFSKLYGMAGIRLGYAVARPELLAKLQFYSINSLPVTAVAAGLASLRDPALVPQRRALNSAIRSDVVRWLDTQGYACTASESNCFMVDVKRPAKEFMDAMATYGVFVGRSWTLWPERSRITVGTAAEMARFKQAFAQVAAGKRGPLPVPAPLASHDPLHGFFRNA; encoded by the coding sequence ATGCAGCAGTCGTCGCCTTCGCGCCGCAGGTTCCTCCAGCAATCGGCGCTGGTCGCCGCAGCCGGCCTCGGCACGCCGTGGCTGGCGCAGGCCGCCCCCGCCGCGGCGCAGGCGGCCGGCACCGCGCTGGCGCCGGTGCTGATCAACGCCAACGAATATCCCGGTGGTCCCTCGCCGGCGGCGCAGCGCGCGATCGCCGCGATCGCGTCCAGCGGCGGCCGCTACCTCGGCGAACTGCAGCTCGAGTTGCTGCAGACCCTCGCCACCCAGCTCGGCGTGGGCTTGGACCACCTGATGGCCTACGCCGGCTCCACCGAGCCGCTGGACTACGCCATGCTGGCGTTCACTTCGCCCGGCGCCTCGCTGGTCACCGCCGATCCCACCTACGAATCCGGCTGGCGCGCCGCCGCGCGCAACGGCGCCAAGGTGATCAAGGTGCCGCTGCGCAAGGACGACGCGCACGATGTGCAGGCGATGTGCGCCGCCGACGCCCAGGCCGGGGTGATCTACATCTGCAATCCGAACAATCCCACCGGCTCGGTGACCCCGCGCAAGGACCTGGAGTACGCGCTGGCGCACAAGCCCAAGGGCAGCGTGCTGGTGGTCGACGAGGCGTACCTGCATTTCTCCGACAGCGCCAGCAGCATGGTCGATCGCGTCGCCGCCGGCGACGACGTGATCGTGCTGCGCACCTTCTCCAAACTCTATGGCATGGCCGGCATCCGCCTGGGCTACGCGGTGGCGCGACCCGAGCTGCTGGCCAAGCTCCAGTTCTACAGCATCAACAGCCTGCCGGTGACCGCGGTCGCCGCGGGCCTGGCCAGCCTGCGCGATCCGGCGCTGGTGCCGCAGCGGCGCGCGCTCAACAGCGCCATCCGCAGCGACGTGGTGCGCTGGCTCGACACGCAGGGATACGCCTGCACCGCCTCGGAGAGCAACTGCTTCATGGTCGACGTGAAGCGCCCGGCGAAGGAGTTCATGGATGCGATGGCGACCTATGGCGTGTTCGTCGGCCGCAGTTGGACGCTGTGGCCGGAGCGCTCGCGCATCACCGTCGGCACCGCGGCGGAGATGGCGCGGTTCAAGCAGGCGTTCGCGCAGGTGGCCGCGGGCAAGCGCGGGCCGCTGCCGGTGCCGGCGCCGCTGGCGTCGCACGATCCGCTGCATGGATTCTTCCGCAACGCCTAA
- the azu gene encoding azurin, with protein MSPLLVLAALAFVPAAWAKTCAVTITGTDQMSFDQAQIKVAADCTEVALTLKHSGKLAAAVMGHNWVLTKTADFQAVANAGVSSSLADSYLPKNDARVIAHTKVIGAGQSDTITFSTAKLAKGGDYTFFCSFPGHWTMMKGKFVFG; from the coding sequence CTGTCCCCTTTGCTGGTCCTCGCCGCGCTCGCGTTCGTGCCGGCGGCCTGGGCCAAGACCTGCGCGGTGACCATCACCGGCACCGACCAGATGTCCTTCGACCAGGCCCAGATCAAGGTCGCCGCCGACTGCACCGAGGTGGCGCTGACGCTCAAGCACAGCGGCAAGCTCGCCGCGGCGGTGATGGGCCACAACTGGGTGCTGACCAAGACCGCCGATTTCCAGGCCGTGGCCAATGCCGGCGTCAGTAGCAGCCTGGCCGACAGCTACCTGCCCAAGAACGATGCGCGGGTCATCGCGCACACCAAGGTGATCGGCGCCGGGCAGTCGGACACGATCACCTTCTCCACCGCCAAGCTCGCCAAGGGCGGCGACTACACCTTCTTCTGCTCGTTCCCGGGGCACTGGACGATGATGAAGGGCAAGTTCGTGTTCGGCTGA
- a CDS encoding LuxR C-terminal-related transcriptional regulator: protein MLKPVTLLNPRLPASPHDGGPAVPDWVLADKLAPPRARVATVPREALLQHLDRAAELPLTVLLAPPGFGKTTLLGQWHHRLRERGEAAVAWLSLDEDDADPGRFLAYLALAAREAGVELGAPLQAALQQQGQDLDVAATVPSLIRAIRAAPRRLRVILDDYDRSQAGALDEVVTRLVEHGGGHLHLLLATRRAPALPLARWALQGQLERIGARELALDEAETAALLGPQVPVAMACQLRRQTEGWAVALQLAGLWLGGDEHRRDDLGRFSGRTAELAAYLAEQVLNDLDPALRALLLQLSPLERFNAALADAVRERDDSGRQLERLAHFQGLLVALDGEHEWFRFHPLFADYLSQQLERETPGLAPQLHRRAAQWFDAHGQLPEAVRHAVRGGAIDSAADCIARAGTWQLLLRHGTAPVRALLRRFPRQSIGERPALALTQAYLHMKLGEFAHAQTLLERFRDFPEQARAPFERDYTVVVALLRDLLDQVCANRRGVAQIAAQAAALDEDDNLGRGTLWCICATTALGRADFAGAERYAQLAGTAMQASGSEVGASYALTHLAQSHFYRGQLDRAEATCRQALAIAQRQQQLDPTLQAVGQCLLAQLQCEHGRYDAAADCLQPALEFLEQHDGWLDVYAAGYETALVLARQHDRSGRAALDLLDHIDRIAHARHLGRLADLALAWRLHVLLDQPPSPAIDLLIARASGEARFTHALAQPQDWRFLTALGFALARWHRLGGRTRAALAVLQGVEARCVAADNQTHLARARARIALVLHDRGESDAALPYLRHTLQHVASTQAWQCLLELGVPGKALLRMARQQDPQAAPNTTLAMTIQALLDKLRHDQDNGAELFSERELEVLALLAQGAANKQIARRLALSENTVKFHLKNLYRKLEAGNREAALASALQRGLLQRAAPPERAAD, encoded by the coding sequence CTTGCTGCAGCACCTGGACCGCGCCGCCGAGCTGCCGTTGACCGTGTTGCTGGCGCCGCCCGGATTCGGCAAGACCACCCTGCTCGGGCAATGGCACCACCGCCTGCGCGAGCGCGGCGAGGCCGCGGTGGCGTGGCTGTCGCTGGACGAGGACGATGCCGATCCCGGGCGCTTCCTCGCCTACCTGGCGCTGGCCGCGCGCGAGGCCGGGGTCGAACTCGGCGCGCCGCTGCAGGCCGCGCTGCAGCAGCAGGGCCAGGACCTGGACGTGGCCGCCACCGTGCCGAGCCTGATCCGCGCGATCCGCGCGGCGCCGCGGCGCCTGCGGGTCATCCTCGACGACTACGACCGCAGCCAGGCCGGCGCGCTCGACGAGGTGGTGACGCGGCTGGTCGAACATGGCGGCGGCCACTTGCACCTGCTGCTGGCGACGCGGCGCGCGCCGGCGCTGCCGCTGGCGCGTTGGGCGCTGCAGGGCCAGCTGGAACGCATCGGCGCGCGCGAACTGGCGCTGGACGAGGCGGAGACGGCGGCGCTGCTGGGACCGCAGGTCCCGGTGGCGATGGCCTGCCAGTTGCGCCGCCAGACCGAGGGCTGGGCAGTCGCGCTGCAGTTGGCCGGGCTGTGGCTGGGCGGCGACGAGCACCGCCGCGACGACCTGGGCCGTTTTTCGGGACGCACCGCCGAGCTGGCGGCGTACCTGGCCGAGCAGGTGCTCAACGATCTGGATCCGGCATTGCGCGCGCTGTTGCTGCAGCTCTCGCCGCTGGAACGGTTCAATGCCGCGCTCGCCGACGCGGTGCGCGAGCGCGACGACAGCGGCCGCCAGCTGGAACGGCTGGCGCACTTCCAGGGCCTGCTGGTGGCGCTGGACGGCGAGCACGAATGGTTCCGCTTCCATCCGCTGTTCGCCGACTACCTGTCCCAGCAACTGGAGCGCGAGACGCCCGGGCTGGCGCCACAGCTGCACCGGCGCGCCGCGCAATGGTTCGACGCGCACGGGCAGTTGCCCGAGGCGGTGCGCCACGCGGTACGCGGCGGCGCCATCGACAGCGCCGCCGACTGCATCGCCCGCGCCGGCACCTGGCAGTTGCTGTTGCGCCACGGCACCGCGCCGGTGCGCGCGCTGCTGCGCCGCTTCCCGCGCCAGAGCATCGGCGAGCGGCCGGCGCTGGCCCTGACCCAGGCCTACCTGCACATGAAGCTGGGCGAGTTCGCGCACGCGCAGACCCTGCTGGAACGGTTCCGCGATTTCCCCGAGCAGGCACGCGCGCCGTTCGAGCGCGACTACACCGTGGTGGTGGCGTTGCTGCGCGATCTGCTCGACCAGGTCTGCGCCAACCGGCGCGGAGTGGCGCAGATCGCTGCACAGGCCGCCGCGCTGGACGAGGACGACAACCTGGGCCGCGGCACCCTGTGGTGCATCTGCGCCACCACCGCGCTGGGCCGCGCCGATTTCGCCGGCGCCGAACGCTATGCGCAACTGGCCGGCACCGCGATGCAAGCCAGCGGCAGCGAGGTCGGGGCCAGCTATGCGCTGACCCACCTGGCGCAGAGCCACTTCTACCGCGGCCAGTTGGACCGGGCCGAGGCCACCTGCCGCCAGGCGCTGGCCATCGCCCAGCGTCAGCAGCAGCTCGACCCCACCCTGCAGGCGGTCGGCCAGTGCCTGCTGGCGCAGCTGCAATGCGAACACGGCCGCTACGACGCGGCCGCGGACTGCCTGCAGCCGGCGCTGGAGTTCCTCGAGCAGCACGACGGCTGGCTGGACGTGTACGCCGCCGGCTACGAGACCGCGCTGGTGCTGGCGCGGCAGCACGACCGCAGCGGCCGCGCCGCACTGGACCTGCTCGACCACATCGACCGGATCGCGCACGCCCGGCACCTGGGCCGGCTCGCCGACCTGGCGCTGGCCTGGCGACTGCACGTACTGCTCGACCAGCCGCCGTCGCCGGCGATCGACCTGCTGATCGCGCGCGCCAGCGGCGAGGCGCGCTTCACCCACGCCCTGGCGCAACCGCAGGACTGGCGCTTCCTCACCGCGCTGGGGTTTGCCCTGGCCCGCTGGCATCGCCTGGGCGGCCGCACCCGCGCCGCGCTGGCGGTGCTGCAGGGCGTGGAAGCGCGCTGCGTGGCCGCCGACAATCAGACGCATCTGGCCCGCGCCCGCGCGCGCATCGCGCTGGTGCTGCACGACCGCGGCGAGTCCGACGCCGCCCTGCCCTACCTGCGCCACACGCTGCAGCACGTGGCCAGCACCCAGGCCTGGCAGTGCCTGCTGGAACTGGGCGTGCCGGGCAAAGCGCTGCTGCGCATGGCGCGCCAGCAGGACCCGCAGGCGGCGCCCAACACCACGCTGGCGATGACCATCCAGGCCTTGCTCGACAAACTGCGCCACGACCAGGACAACGGCGCCGAGCTGTTCAGCGAACGCGAACTGGAAGTGCTGGCGCTGCTGGCGCAGGGCGCCGCGAACAAGCAGATCGCGCGGCGCCTGGCGCTATCGGAGAACACGGTCAAGTTCCACCTGAAGAACCTGTACCGCAAGCTGGAAGCCGGCAACCGCGAGGCCGCCCTGGCCAGTGCGCTGCAACGCGGGCTGCTGCAGCGCGCGGCGCCGCCGGAGCGCGCAGCGGACTGA